In Clostridium sp. JN-1, one genomic interval encodes:
- the rfbC gene encoding dTDP-4-dehydrorhamnose 3,5-epimerase, whose amino-acid sequence MDKFKFIETKINGVYIIETGIFGDKRGYFMETYNYNEFKTAGLDMLFVQDNQSKSKKGVLRGLHFQKKHPQGKLVRVTKGEVFDVAVDLRNKSETYGKWVGVLLSEENKKQFYIPKGFAHGFLVLSDEAEFCYKCTDFYHPEDEGGVLWNDMDINIDWPFDKIVGSDIILSDKDKILPKFKDIEIEF is encoded by the coding sequence TTGGATAAGTTTAAATTTATAGAGACAAAAATAAATGGAGTATATATAATAGAAACTGGAATATTTGGGGATAAAAGAGGATACTTCATGGAAACATATAATTATAATGAGTTTAAAACTGCAGGGCTTGATATGTTATTTGTTCAGGATAACCAGTCAAAGTCCAAGAAGGGAGTTCTGAGGGGACTTCATTTTCAGAAAAAACATCCTCAAGGAAAACTTGTAAGAGTTACTAAAGGTGAAGTATTTGATGTGGCTGTTGATTTGAGAAATAAATCAGAAACTTATGGAAAATGGGTAGGCGTTTTGTTGTCGGAGGAAAATAAAAAACAATTTTACATACCCAAGGGATTTGCTCATGGATTTTTGGTTTTATCTGATGAAGCAGAGTTTTGTTACAAGTGTACTGACTTTTATCATCCTGAAGATGAAGGTGGAGTACTTTGGAATGACATGGATATAAATATTGATTGGCCGTTTGATAAAATAGTTGGAAGTGATATAATACTTTCAGATAAAGATAAAATACTTCCTAAGTTTAAAGATATTGAAATAGAATTTTAA